In one window of Zhihengliuella sp. ISTPL4 DNA:
- the rhaI gene encoding L-rhamnose isomerase, whose translation MSILTPDILAALEKQSIELPSWAFGNSGTRFKVFSTPGTPRDPYEKIADAAQVHAHTGLAPTVALHIPWDVVDSFDDLRRHAEDHGVSLGTVNSNTFQDDDYKFGALTHEDAAVRRKAIDHHLACIEVMDATGSRDLKIWLAEGSNYPGQADLRGRQDRLHDSLQQIYARLGDHQRLVLEYKFFEPAFYHTDVPDWGTSYVQVTALGDKAMVCLDTGHHAPGTNIEFIVMQLLRLGKLGSFDFNSRFYADDDLIVGAADPFQLFRILFEVIRGGGLNNPDVAFMLDQCHNIEDKIPGQIRSVLNVQEMTARALLVDREALTTAQRSGDVLTAHAVFMDAFSTDVRSALAEWREGRGLPADPMAAYAASGYGQRIAEERVGGVQAGWGA comes from the coding sequence GTGAGCATCCTCACCCCCGACATCCTCGCCGCGCTCGAGAAGCAGAGCATCGAGCTGCCCAGCTGGGCGTTCGGCAACTCCGGGACCCGGTTCAAGGTGTTCAGCACTCCCGGCACGCCCCGCGACCCGTACGAGAAGATCGCGGACGCCGCGCAAGTCCACGCCCACACCGGGCTCGCCCCGACCGTGGCGCTGCACATCCCGTGGGACGTCGTCGACTCGTTCGACGACCTGCGCCGTCACGCCGAGGACCACGGCGTCTCCCTCGGCACGGTGAACTCCAACACCTTCCAGGACGACGACTACAAGTTCGGCGCCCTCACCCACGAGGATGCGGCCGTCCGCCGCAAGGCCATCGATCACCACCTGGCCTGCATCGAAGTCATGGACGCCACCGGCAGCCGCGACCTGAAGATCTGGCTCGCGGAGGGGTCGAACTACCCCGGGCAGGCCGACCTGCGCGGACGGCAGGATCGCCTGCACGACTCGTTGCAGCAGATCTACGCGCGCCTCGGCGACCACCAGCGCCTCGTGCTCGAATACAAGTTCTTCGAGCCCGCGTTCTACCACACCGATGTCCCGGACTGGGGGACGTCCTACGTGCAGGTGACCGCCCTCGGCGACAAGGCGATGGTCTGCCTCGACACCGGCCACCACGCGCCGGGGACCAACATCGAGTTCATCGTGATGCAGCTGTTGCGCCTCGGGAAGCTCGGCTCGTTCGACTTCAACTCCCGTTTCTACGCGGACGACGACCTCATCGTCGGTGCCGCCGACCCGTTCCAGCTGTTCCGGATCCTGTTCGAGGTGATCCGGGGCGGCGGGCTGAACAACCCCGACGTCGCCTTCATGCTGGACCAGTGCCACAACATCGAGGACAAGATCCCCGGACAGATCCGCTCCGTGCTGAACGTGCAGGAGATGACAGCGCGGGCGCTGCTCGTCGACCGCGAAGCCCTGACGACCGCGCAGCGCAGCGGGGACGTGCTGACGGCGCACGCCGTCTTCATGGACGCCTTCTCCACCGACGTCCGTTCGGCGCTGGCCGAATGGCGAGAGGGACGGGGTCTCCCCGCCGACCCGATGGCGGCCTACGCGGCCTCCGGGTACGGGCAGCGGATCGCGGAGGAGCGCGTGGGCGGCGTGCAGGCCGGGTGGGGGGCCTGA
- a CDS encoding ABC transporter permease — MTTAIPVSALTKRISGLGRAREFGILLALVLVVTAATLNNPKFLFSADGWRDLLLTPSILVLVAVGQAIVLITRNVDLSVGSVMGLTAYLTGRLFIDIPGIPIVLVVIAAVVLGALLGLINGALVAYAKVPAMVITLGTLYAYRGINVLWTGSDRVNASDMPRDFLALGTGQLLGIPILAIVAVVVLAVAAWYMKNTRGGREFYAIGSDPAAAELYGLQVTRRVLTAFVLSGALAGLAGVFYAARYGTINSQAGAGWELDAVGAAVIGGVAITGGIGSVWGAAIGAVLLLTINRALPILGIPDFWQRAVVGLLIIGAIVLDRVLAVRQRRRLIEARDES; from the coding sequence GTGACCACCGCCATCCCCGTCTCCGCGCTCACCAAGCGCATTTCCGGTCTCGGCAGGGCCCGTGAGTTCGGCATCCTCCTCGCGCTCGTGCTCGTGGTCACCGCCGCGACCCTCAACAACCCGAAGTTCCTGTTCAGCGCCGACGGCTGGCGCGACCTGCTGCTGACGCCGTCGATCCTCGTGCTCGTCGCGGTGGGACAGGCCATCGTCCTCATCACGCGCAACGTCGACCTGTCCGTGGGGTCCGTGATGGGCCTGACCGCCTACCTGACCGGACGACTCTTCATCGACATCCCCGGTATCCCGATCGTGCTGGTCGTGATCGCCGCCGTGGTGCTCGGCGCCCTCCTCGGTCTCATCAACGGCGCGCTCGTCGCCTACGCCAAGGTGCCGGCGATGGTCATCACCCTCGGCACCCTCTACGCCTATCGCGGCATCAACGTGCTGTGGACCGGCAGCGACCGCGTGAACGCGTCCGACATGCCGCGCGACTTCCTCGCCCTCGGCACAGGGCAGCTTCTCGGCATCCCGATCCTCGCAATCGTCGCGGTCGTCGTGCTCGCCGTCGCCGCCTGGTACATGAAGAACACCCGCGGCGGCCGCGAGTTCTACGCGATCGGCTCCGACCCGGCGGCGGCCGAGCTGTACGGCCTGCAGGTCACCCGTCGCGTGCTCACCGCATTCGTCCTCTCCGGAGCTCTCGCCGGACTCGCCGGCGTCTTCTACGCGGCCCGCTACGGCACCATCAACTCCCAGGCGGGAGCGGGATGGGAGCTCGACGCGGTGGGCGCGGCCGTCATCGGCGGCGTCGCGATCACCGGCGGCATCGGCTCGGTGTGGGGCGCGGCGATCGGCGCCGTCCTGCTGCTGACCATCAACCGCGCTCTGCCGATCCTCGGCATCCCCGACTTCTGGCAGCGTGCCGTCGTCGGCCTGCTCATCATCGGCGCCATCGTGCTCGACCGCGTGCTCGCGGTGCGGCAGAGACGGCGGCTCATCGAGGCGAGGGACGAATCATGA
- the rhaS gene encoding rhamnose ABC transporter substrate-binding protein, which translates to MTFARKRVTAFAALAVAAAVALTGCAGSTDGGGDGGGDGADASITFLPKNLGNPYFDTSSEGGKKAVEEFGGTFSEVGPAEATPDAQVSYINTATQQGVGALVVSANDPQAICDALNEARDAGVKVVTFDSDTNTDCRDLFINQADSEGIAKVQIDLIAEQIGGAGEIAILSASANATNQNAWIELMEEYVASEYPDITIVETVYGDDDDQTSFDKTAALLQTHPDLKGIVSPTTVGIAAAARYLSTSDFQGQVALTGLGTPNQMREYVEDGTVTAFALWNPADLGYLAAYAAQALIASDITGEEGDTFEAGDLGEYTVGADGVVLLGDPFVFDADNIGDFDF; encoded by the coding sequence ATGACGTTTGCACGCAAGCGTGTCACCGCCTTCGCCGCCCTCGCGGTGGCGGCGGCGGTCGCACTGACCGGCTGCGCCGGCTCCACCGACGGCGGAGGAGACGGCGGCGGCGACGGGGCGGACGCCTCGATCACCTTCCTGCCCAAGAACCTCGGCAACCCGTACTTCGACACGTCCAGCGAAGGCGGCAAGAAGGCCGTCGAGGAGTTCGGCGGCACGTTCTCCGAGGTCGGCCCTGCCGAGGCCACGCCCGACGCCCAGGTCAGCTACATCAACACGGCCACGCAGCAGGGGGTCGGCGCCCTCGTCGTCTCGGCCAACGACCCGCAGGCCATCTGCGACGCGCTGAACGAGGCCAGGGACGCCGGGGTCAAGGTCGTCACCTTCGACTCCGACACCAACACCGACTGCCGTGACCTGTTCATCAACCAGGCTGACTCCGAGGGCATCGCGAAGGTGCAGATCGACCTCATCGCCGAGCAGATCGGCGGCGCCGGGGAGATCGCCATCCTCTCCGCCTCGGCCAACGCCACGAACCAGAACGCCTGGATCGAGCTGATGGAGGAGTACGTCGCCAGCGAGTACCCCGACATCACGATCGTGGAGACGGTCTACGGCGACGATGACGACCAGACGTCGTTCGACAAGACGGCCGCGCTGCTGCAGACCCACCCCGACCTCAAGGGCATCGTCTCGCCCACCACGGTCGGCATCGCCGCCGCGGCGCGCTACCTGTCGACGTCCGACTTCCAGGGCCAGGTCGCGCTGACCGGGCTCGGCACGCCCAACCAGATGCGCGAGTACGTGGAGGACGGCACCGTCACCGCCTTCGCGCTATGGAACCCGGCCGACCTCGGCTACCTGGCCGCCTACGCCGCGCAGGCCCTGATCGCGAGTGACATCACCGGTGAGGAAGGCGACACCTTCGAGGCCGGCGACCTCGGCGAGTACACCGTCGGCGCCGACGGCGTCGTCCTGCTGGGCGACCCGTTCGTGTTCGACGCCGACAACATCGGCGACTTCGACTTCTGA
- a CDS encoding alpha/beta hydrolase fold domain-containing protein, whose product MSAYDIHDHVLDGPHGPLRVRVYSPESPSGHGLVWAHGGGFAGGDIDMPEADAVARAFADRGIAVVSVDYALAPMTTEWSTRLGADERGGVHYPVPHDEMVSAFRWAATSDVASRGWAIGGASAGGNLATGAALRLAHEGTDIPALTVLAYPTLQAVQAAPDADLRALLDEDPSADVFTPDFVRGMYENYVGGDPDTADVYAIPGMAAPTALVTFPPTIMINDETDELRVSGEAFARSLTAAGVDVTALVEPNTTHGHLNRPEESAFVATIDRFADRILQLP is encoded by the coding sequence ATGAGCGCGTACGACATCCACGATCACGTTCTCGACGGGCCGCACGGGCCGCTGCGCGTGCGCGTCTACTCTCCGGAGTCGCCGAGCGGTCACGGCTTGGTGTGGGCTCACGGCGGCGGATTCGCGGGCGGTGACATCGACATGCCGGAGGCCGACGCCGTCGCACGGGCGTTCGCAGATCGGGGAATCGCGGTCGTGAGCGTGGACTACGCCCTCGCCCCGATGACAACCGAGTGGAGCACACGCCTGGGCGCAGACGAGCGCGGCGGCGTGCACTATCCCGTCCCGCACGACGAGATGGTTTCCGCGTTCCGCTGGGCCGCCACGTCAGACGTCGCCTCGCGAGGATGGGCGATCGGCGGAGCCAGCGCGGGCGGCAACCTTGCGACCGGGGCGGCGCTTCGCCTCGCCCACGAGGGCACTGACATTCCCGCACTCACCGTCCTCGCCTATCCGACGTTGCAGGCGGTGCAGGCCGCTCCCGACGCGGACCTGCGCGCCCTGCTCGATGAAGATCCCTCCGCCGACGTCTTCACCCCCGACTTCGTGCGCGGCATGTATGAGAACTACGTCGGGGGTGACCCTGACACGGCCGACGTCTATGCCATCCCCGGCATGGCAGCCCCCACCGCACTCGTGACGTTTCCCCCCACCATCATGATCAACGACGAGACGGACGAACTTCGCGTCTCCGGAGAGGCGTTCGCCCGGTCCCTCACCGCCGCCGGCGTCGATGTGACAGCCCTCGTCGAGCCGAACACCACCCACGGTCACCTCAATCGCCCTGAGGAATCCGCATTCGTCGCGACGATCGATCGGTTCGCGGATCGGATCCTGCAACTCCCCTGA
- a CDS encoding L-rhamnose mutarotase yields the protein MTRVAFQLQVKPELLSEYLARHTPVRPEMLREIAAAGRRDYSLFLGAGGVLFGYYETDDDAAGQAYLAASPVAARWEAEMAPFFLDLDGRPDQAATPLTEVFHLEDQLAAAGESATPATDNEGRAS from the coding sequence ATGACCCGCGTCGCCTTCCAGCTTCAGGTGAAGCCCGAGCTGCTGTCCGAGTACCTCGCCCGCCACACGCCGGTGCGTCCCGAGATGCTCCGCGAGATCGCGGCCGCCGGCCGGCGCGACTACAGTCTCTTCCTCGGTGCCGGCGGCGTGCTCTTCGGCTACTACGAGACCGATGACGATGCGGCCGGGCAGGCCTACCTCGCCGCCTCCCCCGTCGCCGCACGCTGGGAAGCCGAGATGGCCCCCTTCTTCCTCGATCTCGACGGCCGTCCCGATCAGGCCGCCACCCCTCTCACCGAGGTGTTCCACCTCGAAGACCAGCTCGCCGCCGCCGGCGAGAGCGCCACACCCGCCACCGACAACGAAGGCCGTGCATCGTGA
- a CDS encoding bifunctional aldolase/short-chain dehydrogenase: MTNPTAAELLARSNRLGADPKNTNYAGGNTSAKGSEIDPVTGQPVELLWVKGSGGDLGTLTENGLAVLRLDRMRALVDVYPGVEREDEMVAAFDYCLHGKGGAAPSIDTAMHGLVDAPHVDHLHPDSGIAIATAADGEELTRAIFGDRVVWVPWRRPGFQLGLDIAEIKAANPQAIGTILGGHGITAWGDSSEEAEANSVWIIDTAAAYIADHGAPEPFGGTRSGFEALPEPERRARAAALAGTIRGLASTDKPMVGHFTDSDVVLDFLASEKAPALAALGTSCPDHFLRTKVKPLLLDLPVTATVEEQTARLRELHAAYRADYQAYYDAHATAESPAIRGADPLIVLVPGVGMFSYGANKQTARVAGEFYVNAINVMRGAEALSTYSPISDAEKFRIEYWALEEAKLQRMPKPKSHQGRIALVTGAASGIGKAIATRLAAEGACVVVADLDLDKARAAAAELGNDDVAIGVAANVADADAVQAAIDQAVLAFGGLDLVVNNAGLSLSKPLLETTEKDWDLQHDVMAKGSFLVSQAAARVLIDQGLGGDIIYISSKNSVFAGPNNIAYSATKADQAHQVRLLAVELGEHGIRVNGINPDGVVRGSGIFASGWGANRAATYGVKEEDLGQFYANRTILKREVVPENVADAVYVLTGPELSRTTGLHIPVDSGVAAAFLR, from the coding sequence ATGACGAACCCCACCGCCGCCGAACTGCTTGCGCGGAGCAACCGCCTGGGCGCCGACCCCAAGAACACGAACTACGCCGGCGGCAACACGTCCGCCAAGGGCAGCGAGATCGACCCCGTGACCGGGCAGCCGGTCGAGCTCCTCTGGGTCAAGGGGTCGGGCGGGGACCTCGGAACGCTGACCGAGAACGGCCTGGCCGTCCTCCGCCTCGATCGCATGCGCGCGCTCGTCGACGTCTATCCGGGCGTCGAGCGGGAGGACGAGATGGTCGCCGCCTTCGACTACTGCCTCCACGGCAAGGGCGGCGCCGCCCCCTCGATCGACACCGCGATGCACGGCCTGGTCGACGCCCCACACGTGGACCACCTCCACCCCGACTCGGGCATCGCGATCGCCACCGCCGCCGACGGCGAGGAGCTCACGAGAGCGATCTTCGGTGACCGGGTCGTGTGGGTGCCGTGGCGCCGCCCGGGCTTCCAGCTTGGGCTGGACATCGCGGAGATCAAGGCGGCGAACCCGCAGGCCATCGGCACGATCCTCGGCGGCCACGGCATCACCGCCTGGGGCGATTCCTCCGAGGAGGCGGAGGCGAACTCCGTCTGGATCATCGACACCGCCGCCGCCTACATCGCGGATCACGGCGCCCCCGAACCGTTCGGCGGCACGCGCTCGGGCTTCGAGGCCCTGCCGGAGCCGGAGCGCCGCGCGCGGGCGGCCGCCCTCGCCGGAACCATCCGCGGGCTCGCGTCGACGGACAAGCCGATGGTCGGTCACTTCACCGACAGCGACGTGGTCCTCGACTTCCTCGCCTCCGAGAAGGCCCCGGCCCTCGCCGCCCTCGGCACGAGCTGCCCCGATCACTTCCTGCGCACCAAGGTCAAGCCGCTCCTCCTCGACCTCCCTGTCACGGCGACCGTGGAGGAGCAGACAGCACGGCTGCGGGAGCTCCACGCCGCCTACCGCGCCGACTACCAGGCCTACTACGACGCCCACGCCACGGCCGAGTCGCCCGCGATCCGCGGCGCGGATCCGCTGATCGTCCTCGTGCCCGGCGTCGGCATGTTCTCCTACGGGGCGAACAAGCAGACCGCTCGGGTCGCCGGCGAGTTCTACGTGAACGCCATCAACGTCATGCGCGGTGCCGAGGCGCTGTCCACGTACTCCCCCATCTCCGACGCCGAGAAGTTCCGCATCGAGTACTGGGCACTGGAGGAGGCGAAGCTGCAGCGCATGCCGAAGCCGAAGTCCCACCAGGGCCGCATCGCCCTCGTCACCGGTGCCGCGAGCGGGATCGGCAAGGCCATCGCGACCCGCCTCGCCGCGGAGGGCGCCTGCGTCGTCGTCGCCGACCTGGACCTGGACAAGGCCAGGGCCGCGGCCGCCGAGCTCGGGAACGACGACGTGGCGATCGGCGTGGCCGCGAACGTCGCCGACGCCGATGCGGTGCAGGCCGCGATCGACCAGGCGGTGCTCGCGTTCGGCGGCCTCGACCTCGTCGTGAACAACGCCGGCCTCTCGCTGTCGAAGCCGCTGCTGGAGACGACCGAGAAGGACTGGGATCTCCAGCACGACGTGATGGCGAAAGGCTCGTTCCTCGTCTCGCAGGCGGCGGCTCGGGTGCTCATCGATCAGGGGCTCGGCGGCGACATCATCTACATCTCCTCCAAGAACTCGGTCTTCGCCGGCCCGAACAACATCGCGTACTCGGCGACGAAGGCCGACCAGGCGCACCAGGTGCGACTGCTCGCTGTGGAACTCGGCGAGCACGGCATCCGGGTGAACGGCATCAACCCCGACGGCGTGGTCCGCGGTTCCGGCATCTTCGCTTCCGGCTGGGGGGCGAATCGGGCGGCCACGTACGGCGTCAAGGAAGAAGACCTCGGCCAGTTCTACGCCAACCGCACGATCCTCAAGCGCGAGGTCGTGCCGGAGAACGTCGCGGACGCCGTGTACGTGCTGACCGGTCCGGAGCTGAGTCGCACCACCGGCCTGCACATCCCCGTCGATTCCGGCGTCGCCGCGGCGTTCCTGCGATGA
- a CDS encoding rhamnulokinase, which translates to MTDDRSPATARHVRAVAAVDLGATSGRVMIGRVGQGVLELEPVSRFPNGPVARADGLHWDFDALVAHVLDGLAEAVHREPGIEAIGIDSWAVDYGLLRADELLAEPFHYRDDRTARGVDEVHALVPFDDLHARNGLQFLPFNTLYQLRADELRHDADTALLIPDLLAFLLTGARVAERTNASTTGLLNVKTGTWDVALATRLGIDASLLPNLVDPGTVIGRLRPEVAERIGADLPVIAVGSHDTASAVAAVPMTSARAAYISCGTWGLVGVEKAQPILTDAARKANFTNERGVDGRFRVLHNVTGLWLLSETVRAWESEDGKAIDLSGLLDQAAAAAPPSAVFDANDPSLSAPGDMPTRIAGLLHAHGAVAPTDRPAFVRLVVESIAAAFADAVRTAGRLSGQSLEVVHLVGGGSLNRLLCQATADRTGLPVLAGPVEATALGNVLVQARALGAAPAGLSELRTLVAATHPPTVYRPRSA; encoded by the coding sequence ATGACCGACGACCGCTCGCCCGCGACCGCACGGCATGTCCGTGCGGTCGCGGCGGTGGATCTCGGCGCCACGAGCGGACGCGTGATGATCGGCCGCGTGGGGCAGGGCGTCCTGGAGCTCGAGCCGGTGTCCCGTTTCCCGAACGGCCCGGTCGCCCGCGCCGACGGTCTGCACTGGGACTTCGACGCGCTCGTCGCTCATGTCCTCGACGGCCTGGCCGAAGCGGTCCACCGGGAACCGGGCATCGAGGCGATCGGGATCGATTCGTGGGCGGTCGACTACGGCCTCCTCCGCGCCGACGAGCTGCTCGCGGAGCCGTTCCACTACCGCGACGACCGCACCGCCCGCGGGGTGGACGAGGTGCACGCCCTCGTCCCTTTCGACGACCTCCACGCGCGGAACGGCCTGCAGTTCCTCCCGTTCAACACGCTCTACCAGCTCCGGGCGGACGAGCTCCGGCACGACGCCGACACCGCGCTCCTCATCCCGGACCTCCTCGCCTTCCTCCTCACCGGCGCCCGCGTCGCCGAACGGACCAACGCCTCGACGACGGGGCTGCTGAACGTGAAGACCGGCACCTGGGATGTGGCGCTCGCGACCCGTCTCGGGATCGACGCCTCCCTCCTGCCGAACCTCGTCGATCCCGGCACGGTCATCGGCCGGCTGCGCCCGGAGGTGGCGGAGCGCATCGGCGCCGATCTGCCGGTGATCGCGGTCGGCTCGCACGACACCGCGTCGGCGGTGGCCGCCGTTCCGATGACGTCGGCCCGCGCCGCGTACATCTCCTGCGGCACCTGGGGGCTGGTCGGTGTGGAGAAGGCGCAGCCGATCCTCACGGACGCGGCCAGGAAAGCGAACTTCACCAACGAACGCGGTGTGGACGGTCGGTTCCGCGTCCTGCACAACGTGACCGGTCTCTGGCTCCTCAGCGAGACCGTGCGCGCGTGGGAGAGCGAAGACGGCAAGGCCATCGACCTGTCCGGGCTTCTCGACCAGGCGGCCGCCGCGGCGCCGCCCTCCGCCGTGTTCGACGCGAACGACCCCTCGCTGTCGGCCCCCGGGGACATGCCGACGCGTATCGCGGGCCTCCTGCACGCACACGGTGCCGTCGCGCCCACCGATCGTCCAGCCTTCGTCCGGCTGGTCGTGGAGAGCATCGCTGCGGCCTTCGCCGACGCTGTCCGCACGGCGGGCCGCCTTTCCGGCCAGTCCCTCGAGGTCGTCCACCTCGTCGGCGGCGGATCTCTCAACCGGCTGCTGTGTCAGGCGACGGCGGACCGCACCGGGCTTCCCGTCCTGGCCGGGCCTGTCGAGGCGACCGCCCTCGGCAACGTCCTCGTCCAGGCGCGGGCTCTGGGGGCGGCGCCGGCCGGCCTCTCGGAGCTTCGTACTCTCGTGGCGGCAACGCATCCGCCGACGGTCTACCGCCCGCGGAGCGCCTGA
- a CDS encoding ABC transporter permease produces MTTATVTATTRVIRDYDKPLWRRLLLTREAAIVGLLLLVAIVSASSIRGFGQPITLTYLLLDIAPILLIALPMTLIMITGEIDLSVGSMVGLSSVVTGALVQAGIPFELAALAALVVGVVGGAFNGFLVTVVGLPSLAVTIGTLALFRGLAVGLLGTAAVTDFPEFWTDLAKAKIAGTPIPVITIPFLVLVAIFSVLLHFTPFGRGVFAIGLSKDAAHFSGVHVERTKLILFVLSGAVAAFAGIFYTLRYGSARGDNATGLELQVIAAVVLGGVSVFGGRGKIYGVIAAAFLIGALASALRLVNVTSDVINIITGTLLVISVVAASFLAWLQKARRRPGRPPAGAATATKAPMDAASAASPDERNEQ; encoded by the coding sequence ATGACCACCGCGACCGTCACCGCGACCACCCGCGTCATCCGCGACTACGACAAGCCCCTGTGGCGCCGACTGCTGCTCACGCGCGAGGCCGCGATCGTCGGCCTGCTCCTCCTCGTCGCGATCGTCTCGGCCTCCAGCATCCGCGGGTTCGGACAGCCCATCACGCTGACCTACCTGTTGCTCGACATCGCGCCGATCCTGCTGATCGCCCTGCCGATGACCCTCATCATGATCACCGGCGAGATCGACCTCTCGGTGGGCAGCATGGTGGGCCTGTCCAGCGTCGTCACCGGCGCACTGGTGCAGGCGGGGATCCCGTTCGAGCTCGCGGCCCTGGCCGCCCTCGTCGTGGGCGTGGTCGGCGGAGCGTTCAACGGCTTCCTCGTGACGGTGGTGGGGCTGCCCTCGCTCGCCGTCACCATCGGCACGCTCGCGCTCTTCCGCGGCCTCGCCGTCGGGCTGCTGGGCACCGCGGCCGTCACCGACTTCCCGGAGTTCTGGACGGATCTCGCCAAGGCGAAGATCGCGGGCACGCCCATCCCCGTCATCACGATCCCGTTCCTCGTGCTCGTCGCGATCTTCTCGGTCCTTCTGCACTTCACGCCGTTCGGTCGCGGGGTCTTCGCGATCGGCCTGTCGAAGGACGCGGCCCACTTCTCCGGTGTGCACGTCGAGCGTACGAAGCTGATCCTGTTCGTGCTGTCCGGAGCGGTCGCCGCCTTCGCCGGCATCTTCTACACGCTCCGCTACGGCAGCGCCCGGGGCGACAACGCCACCGGCCTCGAGCTCCAGGTCATCGCGGCCGTCGTGCTCGGAGGGGTGTCGGTGTTCGGGGGTCGGGGCAAGATCTACGGCGTCATCGCCGCCGCCTTCCTCATCGGAGCGCTCGCGAGTGCGCTCCGCCTGGTGAACGTCACCTCCGACGTCATCAACATCATCACCGGCACGCTCCTCGTGATCTCGGTGGTGGCCGCAAGCTTCCTGGCCTGGCTGCAGAAGGCACGCCGCCGACCGGGCAGACCCCCCGCCGGTGCCGCCACAGCGACGAAGGCACCGATGGACGCCGCATCCGCGGCATCTCCCGACGAAAGGAACGAACAATGA